In a single window of the Sesamum indicum cultivar Zhongzhi No. 13 linkage group LG16, S_indicum_v1.0, whole genome shotgun sequence genome:
- the LOC105178705 gene encoding transcription factor JUNGBRUNNEN 1, with translation MEENYSVAEEGRNNEGSEEADYSSVVPGFRFHPTDEELVGFYLQRKVQGKSITLDLITQLDIYKYDPWDLPKMSKGEKEWYFFCKRGRKYRNSARPNRVTVTGSGFWKATGIDKPIHSASTSNTKCCIIGLKKSLVYYGGSAGKGTKTDWMMHEFRLPPPTHHQEAEVWTLCRIVRRNTPQKKRIAQDWKHTINNIKTSKDDANSRTCSFESAGSNGRCINIMSSTGENEVIKNNLQELRSHYHNINPVEQISLSQSTVTSSSSSYLWSENGDHYEILRNGNWYELGSIISGLALDRSL, from the exons ATGGAGGAGAATTATAGTGTTGCAGAAGAGGGAAGAAACAATGAAGGATCAGAAGAAGCAGATTACAGTAGTGTTGTACCAGGATTTAGGTTTCATCCAACTGATGAAGAGCTTGTGGGATTTTATTTACAGAGAAAGGTTCAAGGCAAATCCATCACTTTAGACCTCATCACACAACTTGATATCTACAAATATGATCCATGGGATCTTCCAa AAATGAGtaaaggggaaaaagaatgGTATTTCTTCTgcaagagagggagaaagTATCGAAACAGCGCGAGGCCGAATAGAGTAACAGTGACAGGGTCTGGATTCTGGAAGGCAACAGGCATTGATAAGCCAATTCATTCTGCATCAACCTCCAACACCAAATGCTGCATCATTGGCCTCAAGAAGTCTCTGGTTTATTATGGAGGAAGCGCCGGTAAAGGGACTAAAACAGATTGGATGATGCATGAATTCAGACTCCCTCCTCCAACTCATCATCAAGAAGCT GAAGTTTGGACACTTTGTAGAATAGTGAGGAGGAATACACCTCAAAAGAAGCGCATAGCACAAGATTGGAAGCACACCATCAACAACATTAAAACAAGCAAGGACGATGCAAATTCAAGAACATGCAGCTTTGAATCAGCAGGCAGCAATGGGAGATGCATCAACATCATGAGTTCCACAGGTGAGAATGAAGTGATCAAGAACAACTTGCAAGAACTTAGAAGCCATTACCACAACATTAATCCTGTGGAACAGATTTCATTATCTCAATCTACAgtcacatcatcatcaagcTCATATCTTTGGTCTGAAAATGGTGATCATTATGAGATCTTGAGAAATGGAAACTGGTACGAGCTTGGATCAATCATTAGTGGCCTGGCACTTGATCGATCCCTCTAA